In Mycetocola zhujimingii, one DNA window encodes the following:
- a CDS encoding iron ABC transporter ATP-binding protein, which translates to MATSLQFPRSSRSLALIVAVSVGAVVLTGCTPGAESTSSATATPKPTSSETSEPTSTPSETTPASDAPVVSQPIDASCGDLVSADDIYNYNPNFTLVEDAAPNPDTKPGQIAGMNGLTCQWVHNTSKDTVDIAVAKLSDDELTALKNLAITESTPVPTYGAPPIEGYFTVIDSQGEAQIFTGSYWIAARSTTFFEPGDVEELAEAVMQNLPA; encoded by the coding sequence ATGGCCACCTCGCTTCAGTTCCCCCGCTCTTCCCGTTCCCTCGCGCTGATCGTCGCCGTTTCCGTCGGCGCTGTCGTGCTGACGGGATGCACCCCGGGCGCTGAGTCCACCAGCTCCGCGACTGCGACACCCAAACCGACATCCAGCGAGACAAGCGAGCCGACCTCGACACCGAGCGAGACCACCCCGGCGAGCGACGCACCGGTCGTGAGCCAGCCCATCGATGCGTCGTGCGGAGATCTCGTCAGCGCCGACGACATCTACAACTACAACCCGAACTTCACGCTCGTTGAAGACGCCGCCCCGAACCCCGACACAAAGCCGGGGCAGATCGCGGGCATGAACGGGCTTACCTGCCAGTGGGTCCACAACACGAGCAAGGACACTGTCGACATCGCGGTGGCCAAGCTCAGCGATGATGAGCTCACCGCTCTGAAAAACCTCGCCATCACCGAGAGCACGCCGGTCCCCACCTACGGTGCGCCGCCGATCGAGGGTTACTTCACGGTCATCGACTCCCAGGGAGAAGCTCAGATCTTCACCGGGTCATACTGGATCGCGGCACGGTCGACAACCTTCTTCGAACCGGGCGACGTCGAGGAGCTTGCCGAAGCGGTGATGCAGAATCTTCCCGCCTAG
- a CDS encoding HAAS signaling domain-containing protein, which produces MTDQTPQVVRSYLAQLDSALEGIPAELARDIRSGVEEELAGLDAATASERIEELGDPVFIAAEARDAMGTVPARAVVLEAPASSLSASRGFAITAALLVGIGGFIVPIAGWIVGMVMMWMSSAWRRWEKWVATLAIPGAAILAGIVAAIGSALGQPNGEVPIGMLSGWHVFLIGVPSTIVVGIWLLWRARGRVFA; this is translated from the coding sequence ATGACTGACCAGACCCCGCAGGTCGTTCGCAGTTACCTCGCCCAGCTGGATTCGGCACTCGAGGGGATCCCCGCCGAACTCGCTCGCGACATCCGCTCAGGGGTGGAAGAGGAGCTGGCCGGGCTTGACGCCGCAACGGCATCCGAACGCATCGAGGAACTCGGGGATCCTGTCTTCATTGCGGCCGAGGCACGGGATGCCATGGGCACGGTTCCCGCGCGGGCAGTCGTCCTTGAGGCACCGGCGAGCAGCCTGAGCGCGTCACGTGGCTTCGCCATCACCGCTGCGTTGCTCGTCGGAATCGGCGGGTTCATCGTGCCGATCGCCGGCTGGATCGTCGGCATGGTCATGATGTGGATGTCGTCGGCATGGCGCCGGTGGGAAAAGTGGGTGGCGACGCTGGCGATTCCTGGCGCGGCGATTCTCGCGGGGATCGTTGCCGCGATCGGTTCGGCCCTCGGCCAGCCCAACGGCGAGGTGCCGATCGGGATGCTGTCCGGCTGGCACGTTTTCCTGATCGGCGTGCCGTCGACGATCGTCGTCGGTATCTGGCTGCTCTGGCGCGCCAGGGGGCGCGTTTTCGCCTGA
- a CDS encoding HAAS signaling domain-containing protein: MNESAIAHAAVRDFATAVRAHLDDLPPDEVDDLTDGLEADLMERARDAGDNFGDPASYAEELRLSSGLPARSHPRREPLGQQLRREVNSLLDSVRSHPTGAQAVDFFISLRPVWWVIRGWILYHLIAVPIGLATPLLPSSLIGMLCFGAIVVLSVQWGRGRWLSQRWLVLTKTIASVVAAIALLPLLTAVWTLVPTHSTTTEYVQEEIPSGLVLDGGEVTNIFAFDCAGNPLADVQLFTRDGDPLTVTAPETTWTYDYVDGDEPIALVPNPKVTGGSGWNVFPLNQVDEPTSDQPDLSTMTSVPPPFPLAQPLSDTDGTCAASALDEPIPPVDEPLPPVDEPLPPVDEPPAPVEEPVVDAE; encoded by the coding sequence ATGAACGAATCTGCGATCGCCCACGCCGCCGTCCGCGATTTCGCAACAGCTGTCCGCGCGCATCTCGATGACCTGCCGCCAGATGAGGTGGACGATCTGACCGATGGTTTGGAAGCCGACCTGATGGAACGTGCTCGGGATGCCGGTGACAATTTCGGTGACCCTGCCAGCTATGCGGAGGAACTGCGCTTGTCGTCCGGGCTGCCCGCTCGGTCGCATCCGCGACGCGAGCCCCTCGGTCAGCAGCTCAGGCGTGAAGTGAACTCGCTCCTTGACAGCGTTCGGTCCCATCCCACTGGAGCGCAGGCCGTGGACTTCTTCATCTCGCTGAGACCGGTCTGGTGGGTAATCCGCGGGTGGATTCTCTATCACCTGATCGCCGTGCCCATCGGCCTGGCCACGCCGCTTCTGCCCTCCAGCCTGATTGGGATGCTCTGCTTTGGTGCGATCGTCGTACTCAGCGTTCAATGGGGTCGCGGCCGGTGGCTGAGCCAGCGCTGGCTGGTCCTGACGAAGACCATTGCGAGCGTCGTCGCTGCCATCGCTCTGTTGCCGCTTCTCACGGCGGTGTGGACATTGGTTCCGACCCACTCGACGACGACCGAATATGTGCAGGAAGAGATTCCCAGCGGCCTGGTTCTCGACGGCGGCGAGGTCACGAACATCTTCGCGTTCGATTGCGCCGGCAATCCGCTCGCCGATGTCCAGCTCTTCACGCGGGATGGAGACCCACTGACCGTCACAGCCCCCGAGACGACGTGGACCTACGACTACGTCGATGGCGACGAACCGATCGCGCTCGTGCCGAACCCGAAGGTGACGGGCGGCTCAGGGTGGAATGTCTTCCCGCTCAACCAGGTGGACGAACCGACGAGCGATCAACCTGACTTGTCGACGATGACGTCGGTTCCGCCGCCCTTCCCCCTGGCGCAGCCGCTGTCTGACACCGATGGGACGTGTGCTGCCTCCGCACTCGACGAGCCAATCCCGCCCGTCGACGAGCCACTCCCGCCCGTCGACGAGCCACTCCCGCCCGTCGACGAGCCGCCCGCGCCCGTAGAAGAGCCTGTCGTCGATGCTGAGTGA
- a CDS encoding DUF2804 domain-containing protein: protein MRESEITESVALTGPDGRLNPAAVGFTRTPLHTTDGIGRFGRGWGRNKRWEYWAVTTPTHIVSVTVSSLDYASVHDLWLFDRESQEVIHTGVIRPLSGSVTLPGTLGDGPARVRTRPLQVEITEEEGGTRLRADTSLVHLDVLAARPDGHEALGVVVPWSKTRFQYTVKDVARPASGTIRIDGAAIDIPRGASWATLDHGRGRWPYSMHWNWAAGSGVWDGRVIGVQLGSKWTDGTGLTENALFVDGRMSKISEELTWDYDTENWLAPWHIFGDSGDITFTPFYDKVSATDLKVFSSFGHQCFGTFNGWLLDDTGNRVSFSGITGWAEDVRNRW from the coding sequence ATGCGCGAGAGTGAAATCACCGAATCCGTCGCGCTCACCGGGCCGGACGGGCGGCTGAACCCCGCCGCCGTCGGCTTCACACGGACACCCCTGCACACCACGGACGGCATCGGCAGGTTCGGCCGCGGCTGGGGAAGGAACAAGCGCTGGGAGTACTGGGCGGTCACGACGCCGACCCACATTGTCTCGGTCACTGTCTCGAGCCTCGATTACGCCTCGGTCCACGACCTGTGGCTCTTCGATCGCGAGTCGCAGGAGGTCATCCACACCGGCGTGATCCGACCGCTCAGCGGGAGTGTCACCCTGCCCGGCACCCTCGGCGACGGCCCGGCGCGGGTGCGCACGCGCCCGCTGCAGGTCGAGATCACCGAGGAAGAGGGCGGTACCCGGCTGCGAGCGGACACCTCGCTCGTGCACCTCGACGTTCTCGCCGCGAGGCCTGACGGCCACGAAGCGCTCGGCGTTGTGGTGCCGTGGTCGAAGACGCGGTTCCAGTACACGGTGAAAGACGTCGCCCGACCCGCATCCGGCACGATCCGGATCGACGGCGCTGCAATCGACATCCCCCGAGGGGCATCCTGGGCGACCCTCGACCACGGCAGAGGCCGTTGGCCGTACTCGATGCACTGGAACTGGGCTGCGGGCTCCGGGGTCTGGGACGGTCGGGTGATCGGGGTGCAGCTCGGCTCCAAGTGGACCGACGGCACCGGGTTGACCGAGAACGCCCTGTTCGTTGACGGACGGATGAGCAAGATCAGCGAGGAGCTGACCTGGGACTACGACACTGAGAACTGGCTCGCGCCGTGGCATATCTTCGGCGACTCTGGCGACATCACGTTCACGCCGTTCTACGACAAAGTGTCGGCCACCGATCTCAAGGTCTTCTCGTCGTTCGGGCACCAGTGTTTCGGGACGTTCAACGGCTGGCTGCTCGATGACACCGGCAACCGCGTCTCGTTCTCGGGCATCACGGGGTGGGCAGAGGATGTCCGCAACCGCTGGTGA
- a CDS encoding MFS transporter, whose product MTTTPVTGTPGSSQRTAPALSGRVWTSIVLVGLVGQLAWTIENMYLNVFVYDTITDNPAVLALMVAASAVSATIATMLLGAASDRVRRRREFIAIGYVLWGLTTATFGFLSVDGIRELAAVGDAVVLTVLAVILLDCLMSVLGAGANDAAFNAWVTESTVPANRGRVDSVLAILPLLAMLIVFGALDGLTQAGAWREFFLLIGGATSLVGVVAWFLVRDPVTVTPLPGGYFSAVVAGLRPSAVRQNPTLYVTLVCLAIVGTSTQVFLPYLIIYIQRTLQIDGYAIVLGTVLVTASVLSVLGGRLIDRFGKVRSITPAVAILAAGLILMFFARDMVPVILAGIVMMTGFMLSIATLSATVRDHTPTDRVGSVQGLRMIAAVLIPMVAGPFIGAAVIVGAAETYVDLGVEKQVPTAWIFLAAAAVLVVAILPIRALIRRTAA is encoded by the coding sequence ATGACAACGACGCCCGTCACCGGCACACCCGGGTCCTCCCAGCGCACTGCGCCAGCTCTCAGTGGCCGGGTCTGGACCTCGATCGTGCTCGTCGGGCTCGTCGGGCAGCTCGCGTGGACCATCGAGAACATGTACCTCAACGTGTTCGTCTACGACACGATCACCGACAATCCAGCGGTGCTTGCGCTCATGGTTGCGGCGAGCGCCGTCAGCGCGACGATCGCCACCATGCTCCTCGGCGCGGCCTCTGACAGGGTCCGCCGACGCCGCGAGTTCATCGCGATCGGGTACGTGCTGTGGGGCCTCACGACAGCGACCTTCGGTTTTCTCAGCGTTGACGGCATCCGCGAGCTGGCCGCTGTTGGCGATGCCGTCGTCCTCACCGTTCTCGCGGTCATTCTCCTCGACTGCCTGATGAGTGTGCTCGGGGCCGGCGCCAACGACGCGGCGTTCAACGCCTGGGTGACCGAGTCGACGGTGCCAGCCAACCGGGGACGCGTGGATTCGGTACTTGCGATCCTCCCGCTCCTGGCGATGCTCATCGTGTTCGGTGCGCTCGACGGACTGACCCAGGCCGGCGCCTGGCGCGAGTTCTTCCTGCTGATCGGTGGTGCGACCAGCCTCGTCGGCGTCGTCGCGTGGTTCCTCGTCCGTGACCCGGTGACCGTCACCCCTCTACCCGGCGGCTACTTCTCCGCCGTGGTCGCCGGCCTCAGACCGAGTGCCGTTCGGCAGAACCCGACGCTGTACGTCACGCTCGTGTGCCTCGCCATCGTCGGTACGAGCACGCAGGTCTTCCTCCCGTACCTCATCATCTACATCCAGCGAACCCTGCAGATCGACGGCTATGCGATTGTTCTCGGAACCGTGCTGGTGACGGCATCAGTTCTGAGCGTTCTCGGTGGCAGGCTCATCGACCGATTCGGCAAGGTTCGATCGATCACCCCGGCGGTCGCCATACTCGCCGCAGGCCTGATTCTCATGTTCTTCGCGCGGGACATGGTGCCGGTGATCCTCGCCGGCATCGTGATGATGACCGGGTTCATGCTCTCGATCGCGACACTCTCGGCGACGGTACGAGACCACACGCCGACCGATCGCGTCGGGAGCGTGCAGGGACTTCGGATGATCGCGGCCGTGCTCATCCCCATGGTCGCCGGTCCGTTTATCGGCGCAGCGGTGATCGTGGGCGCCGCGGAAACGTACGTCGATCTCGGCGTCGAGAAGCAGGTCCCAACGGCATGGATCTTCCTCGCCGCAGCGGCAGTGCTTGTGGTCGCTATCCTCCCCATCCGTGCCCTGATAAGGAGAACGGCAGCATGA
- a CDS encoding glycoside hydrolase family 2 protein, producing the protein MNLTTTEGDALDENAILPEYPRPQLVRDSYLNLNGRWQYAIRARVNDETEPTEWDGPILVPFSPESALSGVNRQLTPDQTLWYRRELDLPAGFNVGRLLLHFGAVDSECEVFLDGESVGSHVGGYLPFSIDVTDAIGSGRATLTVAVHDASDTVPASHGKQKLDRGGIWYTAQSGIWQTVWLESVPDAHIERLQLTPQLEAGAVEVTVISEADAQATVVVTAGGQTVAEATVQANSPTRIPLGDVRPWSPEDPFLYDIRVTLGTDEVTSYVGMRSFGTGTDADGVPRLLLNGKPYFHAGVLDQGYWPDGLYTAPSDDALIADIRTMKDLGFTMLRKHIKIEPLRWYAHCDRIGILVWQDMVNGGAPYRPAVITLPAATPVRFRDDRYDLFGRADAAGRAEFRRELHETIELLSNVVSIAMWVPFNEGWGQFDAQEIADEVRALDPTRTIDHASGWHDQGAGDVKSLHVYIRPFRMRRSWREDGRVVVLSEYGGYSYREPGHAFSDKEFGYRRYRSHAELDAAFERLHDAEVIPAVGLGLAATVYTQLSDVEDELNGILTYDRRIVKLTPDVVRRVNARLTAGNTQTPREDPPADARE; encoded by the coding sequence ATGAACCTGACAACCACAGAGGGCGACGCGCTCGACGAGAACGCGATCCTCCCGGAGTACCCGCGACCGCAGCTGGTGCGTGACAGCTACCTCAACCTCAACGGCCGGTGGCAATACGCGATCCGGGCGAGAGTCAACGACGAGACCGAACCGACCGAGTGGGACGGACCGATCCTCGTGCCTTTCTCCCCCGAGTCAGCGCTCTCGGGTGTCAACCGCCAGCTCACCCCAGACCAGACGCTCTGGTACCGGCGCGAGCTCGACCTGCCAGCCGGTTTCAACGTCGGCCGCCTCCTCCTGCATTTCGGCGCCGTCGACTCGGAGTGCGAGGTGTTTCTCGACGGTGAATCCGTCGGTTCGCACGTCGGCGGGTACCTCCCGTTCTCGATCGATGTCACGGATGCCATCGGCAGCGGTCGCGCGACGCTCACCGTTGCCGTTCACGATGCGTCGGACACCGTGCCGGCGTCACACGGCAAACAAAAGCTCGACCGCGGCGGCATCTGGTACACCGCCCAGTCCGGCATCTGGCAGACGGTATGGCTCGAATCAGTGCCGGACGCTCACATCGAGCGTCTCCAGCTCACGCCGCAGCTCGAGGCGGGCGCCGTCGAGGTCACCGTGATCTCTGAGGCCGACGCGCAGGCCACTGTCGTCGTCACCGCCGGCGGGCAGACGGTGGCCGAGGCGACGGTGCAGGCCAACTCCCCCACCCGGATTCCTCTCGGTGACGTGCGCCCGTGGAGCCCCGAAGACCCGTTCCTCTATGACATCCGCGTCACTCTCGGCACCGACGAGGTCACGAGCTACGTCGGCATGCGTTCCTTCGGCACCGGCACGGACGCCGACGGCGTGCCGCGCCTCCTGCTCAACGGAAAGCCCTACTTCCACGCCGGAGTACTCGACCAGGGCTACTGGCCCGACGGCCTCTACACCGCGCCGTCCGACGACGCACTGATCGCCGACATCCGCACCATGAAGGACCTCGGCTTCACCATGCTGCGCAAGCACATCAAGATCGAGCCACTGCGTTGGTACGCGCACTGCGACCGGATCGGCATTCTGGTCTGGCAGGACATGGTCAACGGTGGCGCGCCCTATCGCCCAGCCGTGATCACCCTGCCCGCCGCAACTCCCGTGCGGTTCAGAGACGACCGTTACGACCTGTTCGGGCGAGCGGATGCGGCGGGTCGCGCCGAGTTCCGCCGCGAACTTCACGAGACCATCGAGCTGCTGTCGAACGTCGTGAGCATTGCGATGTGGGTGCCGTTCAACGAGGGTTGGGGCCAGTTCGACGCGCAAGAGATTGCCGACGAGGTCCGAGCACTCGACCCGACGCGCACCATCGATCACGCGAGCGGCTGGCACGACCAGGGGGCTGGTGACGTGAAGAGCCTGCACGTGTACATCCGGCCGTTCCGGATGCGCCGCTCGTGGCGAGAGGACGGCCGCGTTGTCGTGCTCTCGGAGTACGGCGGCTACAGCTATCGCGAGCCGGGACACGCGTTCAGCGACAAGGAATTCGGCTACCGGCGCTATCGCTCGCACGCCGAACTCGACGCGGCGTTCGAGCGGCTGCACGACGCTGAGGTGATCCCGGCCGTAGGGTTGGGACTCGCCGCGACCGTCTACACACAGCTCTCCGACGTCGAAGACGAGCTCAACGGCATCCTGACCTACGACCGCCGGATCGTGAAGCTGACCCCGGATGTCGTCCGGCGCGTCAACGCGCGGCTTACCGCGGGAAACACCCAAACACCCCGAGAGGACCCACCCGCCGATGCGCGAGAGTGA
- a CDS encoding DUF3097 domain-containing protein — protein MSYDPYGSDVLATDWRKSKTPPPQEHEAVTDLVVEEMMTGWCGAVTGIEGKTVQLEDRHGKRRVFPLGPGFLLEGKPIILTVPKKKAAGPTRTASGSFAVEDSRARVALPSRIYVEGRHDAELVEKVWGDDLRVEGVVVEYLGGIDDLAAIITDFAPTPDRKVGVLVDHLVRGSKESRIADAVMRGKHGGNVLVVGHPYIDVWQAVKPARVGLKEWPNIPRSIEWKKGICAALGLPNESQADIARAWQAILGRVRNYSDLEPAFLGRVEELIDFVTAPAP, from the coding sequence GTGAGTTATGACCCGTACGGAAGCGATGTCCTCGCCACCGATTGGCGAAAGAGCAAGACCCCGCCGCCGCAGGAGCACGAAGCGGTAACCGACCTCGTCGTCGAAGAAATGATGACCGGCTGGTGCGGTGCCGTCACCGGCATCGAGGGCAAAACAGTCCAGCTCGAAGACCGCCACGGCAAACGTCGCGTCTTCCCGCTCGGCCCCGGCTTCCTGCTCGAGGGCAAACCGATCATCCTCACCGTGCCGAAGAAGAAGGCCGCCGGGCCGACACGCACGGCTTCGGGCTCGTTCGCCGTCGAGGATTCACGGGCCCGCGTCGCACTTCCGTCCCGCATCTACGTGGAGGGCAGGCACGACGCCGAACTCGTCGAGAAGGTATGGGGCGACGACCTCCGCGTCGAGGGCGTCGTCGTCGAGTACCTCGGCGGCATCGACGACCTCGCGGCCATCATCACCGACTTCGCGCCAACCCCCGACCGCAAGGTCGGGGTACTCGTCGACCACCTCGTTCGTGGATCCAAAGAGAGTCGAATCGCGGATGCCGTCATGCGCGGCAAGCACGGAGGCAACGTTCTCGTCGTCGGTCACCCGTACATCGATGTCTGGCAGGCCGTCAAGCCGGCGCGCGTCGGACTCAAGGAATGGCCGAACATTCCGCGGTCGATCGAGTGGAAGAAGGGTATTTGTGCCGCCCTCGGCCTGCCGAACGAGAGCCAGGCGGATATCGCCCGGGCGTGGCAGGCCATTCTCGGGCGGGTGCGCAACTACTCAGACCTCGAGCCGGCGTTCCTCGGGCGCGTCGAAGAGCTCATCGACTTCGTGACGGCACCTGCCCCGTAA
- a CDS encoding RNA polymerase sigma factor: MTSERDIDNQRIAGLYVSLSGPLLNYLARRVTPVEDAADLLSETFIVAHRRSGDIPADDEEARMWMFGVARRVLANHHRGAGRRVALADVLRATIRLSYVDVPDQHSDVREAILSLPRNQRELIQLVHWEGFSIREAAQILSTSESTARGRYERARKRLRVMLGTGDEGTAARPVSIEVVAAERE; this comes from the coding sequence GTGACATCCGAGCGCGATATCGACAACCAGCGAATCGCGGGTCTCTACGTCAGTCTTTCCGGCCCTCTCCTCAACTACCTGGCGCGTCGCGTTACGCCGGTCGAAGACGCGGCCGATCTTCTCAGCGAGACGTTCATCGTCGCGCATCGGCGGAGCGGCGACATTCCTGCCGACGATGAGGAAGCCCGGATGTGGATGTTCGGTGTCGCACGACGTGTGCTCGCCAACCATCATCGCGGTGCCGGGAGGCGCGTTGCTCTCGCCGACGTGCTCCGTGCGACCATCCGGCTCTCGTATGTCGACGTACCCGACCAGCATTCTGACGTCAGGGAAGCGATCCTCTCGCTGCCGCGCAACCAGAGAGAACTCATTCAGCTCGTGCACTGGGAAGGCTTTTCAATCCGGGAGGCTGCTCAAATTCTTTCCACATCGGAATCGACTGCTCGCGGCCGGTATGAACGTGCCAGGAAAAGACTTCGTGTGATGCTCGGCACCGGGGATGAAGGGACCGCCGCCCGGCCTGTGTCGATCGAGGTCGTGGCCGCCGAGCGGGAGTAA
- a CDS encoding PadR family transcriptional regulator, producing the protein MTADVGAQLRKGVVEYCVLGLLSREPMYGWQLSETLTAAGMIASIGTLYPVLGRLREKGFVTSFDEASDAGPVRKYYRLTAAGVERLDAFRQQWAPFQHTVQHLIEGNPVHD; encoded by the coding sequence ATGACAGCGGATGTCGGCGCACAACTGCGCAAGGGCGTGGTCGAGTATTGCGTCCTCGGCCTGCTGTCGCGCGAGCCGATGTACGGCTGGCAGCTGTCAGAGACGCTGACCGCGGCGGGCATGATCGCGAGTATCGGCACCCTCTATCCCGTGCTCGGTCGCCTGCGGGAGAAGGGCTTCGTGACCTCGTTCGATGAGGCCTCCGACGCAGGCCCTGTGCGCAAGTACTACCGGCTGACCGCGGCTGGAGTCGAGCGACTCGACGCGTTCCGGCAGCAGTGGGCGCCGTTCCAGCACACGGTGCAACATCTCATCGAAGGGAACCCCGTCCATGACTGA
- a CDS encoding PadR family transcriptional regulator translates to MDTTQLLKGVLDAAVLAVIEDEDGYGYDIVRRLRAAGLGDVGEASVYGTLRRLYVAGALTTYVVPSEGGPHRKYYGINPQGIEMLREQRASWNEFSGTLTQLINKTAPAAAASSNGEKR, encoded by the coding sequence ATGGATACGACGCAATTGCTCAAGGGGGTGCTCGACGCCGCCGTCCTTGCGGTGATTGAGGACGAGGACGGCTACGGGTACGACATTGTCCGCCGTCTTCGCGCCGCTGGACTCGGTGACGTCGGTGAAGCGTCGGTCTACGGCACCCTGCGTCGGCTCTATGTGGCCGGCGCGCTGACGACATATGTGGTGCCATCCGAGGGCGGGCCACACCGCAAGTACTACGGCATCAATCCGCAGGGCATCGAAATGCTCCGGGAGCAGCGTGCCAGCTGGAATGAGTTCTCCGGGACGCTCACTCAGCTGATCAACAAAACCGCCCCGGCCGCAGCTGCATCCTCAAACGGAGAGAAACGATGA
- a CDS encoding amidase, translated as MQLREYSALDATGLRDLIAAGEVTGAEVESVAREAIAAVNPDLNALTQDLFDPALDADAAGILAGVPFVIKDSGPFARNISFTLGSRSINRAFAEVDHELMARFRRAGLVALGQTTAPELGLTFATESRRYGITRNPWALDRGVGGSSGGSAALVAAGAVPLAHGNDGGGSIRIPASSCGLVGLKPTRGRTPSGPLAGEAGFGLITEFALTRTVRDTALLLDAVSAPTAGEKYTSLAPRHPFVDSTQQDPGRLRVALQSTAWSDATVDEPVRLATVRAAETLEWIGHAVSEAMPALDADDLIEGEMLAVYSTGAAMLRAPRRPDPALLEGVSRRVLEETARASALDIMASIDAQHRVTRSVAEFFERFDLLVTPTIGQLPAPHGTLDYDNDRYSAREWLARISEYGPFTAAFNISGNPAISLPLGESRESLPIGVQIVAAHGREDLLLSVAAQLEQAMPWRERVPPIFAD; from the coding sequence GTGCAGCTGCGAGAGTACTCAGCGCTCGACGCTACGGGCCTTCGCGACCTGATCGCGGCCGGCGAGGTGACCGGTGCCGAGGTTGAATCTGTCGCGCGCGAGGCAATCGCGGCAGTGAATCCCGACCTCAATGCACTGACTCAGGATCTCTTTGACCCCGCACTCGACGCCGACGCGGCCGGGATTCTCGCCGGCGTGCCCTTCGTCATCAAGGACAGCGGTCCGTTCGCGCGGAATATCTCGTTCACACTCGGCAGCCGGAGCATCAACCGTGCATTTGCCGAGGTCGACCACGAACTCATGGCGCGGTTTCGGCGGGCGGGACTCGTTGCGCTCGGCCAGACGACGGCGCCGGAGCTGGGTCTCACATTCGCCACAGAGTCGCGCCGTTATGGGATCACGCGTAACCCGTGGGCTCTCGATCGAGGCGTCGGCGGGTCGAGCGGCGGAAGCGCTGCGCTCGTCGCGGCCGGTGCCGTTCCGCTCGCGCACGGCAACGACGGTGGTGGGTCGATCCGCATTCCGGCGTCGAGTTGTGGGCTGGTCGGACTCAAGCCGACGCGGGGCAGAACGCCGTCGGGTCCGCTGGCCGGCGAGGCGGGGTTCGGCCTGATCACTGAATTCGCGCTCACCCGCACCGTGCGCGACACCGCCCTTCTCCTCGATGCGGTGAGCGCACCGACCGCCGGCGAGAAGTACACGTCGCTCGCCCCACGGCATCCGTTCGTCGACAGCACGCAACAGGACCCGGGACGCCTGCGAGTCGCATTGCAGTCGACTGCGTGGTCGGATGCCACGGTCGACGAGCCCGTGCGGCTCGCGACCGTGCGCGCGGCCGAGACCCTCGAGTGGATCGGGCACGCCGTCTCAGAGGCAATGCCTGCTCTCGATGCCGACGACCTGATCGAGGGCGAAATGCTCGCCGTTTATTCAACCGGCGCCGCGATGCTGAGGGCACCGAGACGGCCGGATCCCGCGCTGCTCGAGGGAGTCTCGCGACGCGTGCTCGAGGAGACTGCTCGGGCGAGCGCACTCGACATCATGGCGTCGATCGACGCCCAGCACCGGGTGACCCGCTCAGTCGCCGAGTTCTTCGAGAGGTTCGACCTGCTCGTCACACCGACCATCGGGCAACTGCCAGCGCCGCACGGAACCCTCGACTATGACAACGACAGGTACTCCGCCCGCGAGTGGCTCGCCAGAATTTCGGAGTACGGCCCGTTCACCGCGGCGTTCAACATCTCAGGCAACCCGGCGATCAGCCTGCCGCTCGGTGAGAGCAGGGAGTCACTGCCGATCGGCGTTCAGATCGTGGCCGCGCACGGCCGCGAAGACCTGCTTCTCTCCGTTGCGGCTCAGCTTGAGCAGGCGATGCCGTGGCGCGAGCGGGTGCCGCCGATCTTCGCGGACTGA